The DNA window CAGCACCGCGCCACCGCGAAAGAAGGCGCCCTTGCGCAGGCGCTGGGCGATGTCTTCTATTCGCCCCGCCTCCATGCCCTGGAGATTCGCCGCCATGTCCTCGATGGCGCCGACCACCGCCCGAGAGCGCTTCGGCACAATCGCCTCACCCCAGCCTGCGTATCCGTCATCGGTGGTGACGCGGACGAAAATCCAGCGCGGCGGCACTCGAAAAGTGTCGATGGCGGCAATGCGTGCCATAAAAAGCTCCTGATGTGCGCCCTGCCCAAACCCTGCCTAGCGCAAGGCCAGCCCGGTCGTGCTGTCGAAGATATGCAGATATTTGGCATCGGCGGTGAACGTGACGTTCTGGTCGACCTTGACGGGCCGGTCCCGCGGCACACGCGCCGTAAGCTGTCCCCCATCGGTTGTGAAATGGACGAATTGCTCGGAGCCCAGCATCTCCACCACCTCGACAGCGCCGTCGATCGGACTCCCGCCCTCACCGTTCAGGATCAGGCTTTCAGGGCGGATGCCGACAGTGACCCGGTCCGATCGGGTCTTCTTAAGCGCGCGCGCCTGCGCGGCCGAAAGCGGGAACCGCGCGGCCCCCGTGACAAGCGCCACTTCGTCGCCGGCGTGTTCGATGCGGCATTCGAGGAAACCCATTGCCGGGGTGCCGATGAACGAGGCCACGAACTTGTTGTCCGGCCGGTCGTACAGCTCGTCAGGCGTGCCCACCTGGTGGATGCGCCCTTCGTTCATGACCACGATCCGGTCACCCATGGTGAGTGCTTCCACCTGGTCGTGCGTCACATAGACTGCGGTCGCATCCACGGCACGGTGCACTTTCAGGATCTCCCCCCGCATCTGGACACGCAGATGCGCGTCGAGGTTCGACAGCGGTTCGTCGAGCAGGAAGACGGCGGGGTCACGGACGATCGCCCGGCCGAGCGCCACGCGCTGGCGCTGTCCGCCGGAAAGCTGGCGTGGCCGGCGGTTCAGATAGGGCGCGATGTTGAGCATTTCCGCCGCTCGCCGCACCCTGTTGTCGATCTCCTGCTTGCCCAGCTTTCGGCGCCGCAGGCCGAAGGCCATGTTGTCGTAGACGGACATGTGCGGATACAGCCCGTAGTTCTGGAACACCATGGCGATGTCCCGGTCACCCACATCCACATCGTTCACACAGCTCTTGTCGAAGTAAAGCTCGCCGCCGCTGATCTGCTCGAGCCCCGCGATAATGCGCAGCAATGTCGTCTTGCCCGAGCCGGAGGGACCGACCAGCACGATGAATTCGTGGTCTCCGATTTCGAGGTTGCAGTCGTGCAGGACCTGAACCTCGCCGTACCACTTCTCGATATTGCTCAGCGTGATGCTTGCCATTAGTTCTTTCCGTGCATGGGCCGATCACCGAAGGCGGCCTGAAAGGGATCGGGCCGGCGGCTGATATGCCGCCCGCCATCGACATGAAGGGTGGCGCCGGTGACGAAGGAGGCGTCGGCCGATGCGAGATGGGCAATCGTCTTTGCGACTTCGTCCGGACTACCCTCGCGGCCGAGCAGCGACGCGGGCATGGCGAATGCCTCTCCATCTCTCCCAACGTCGCTCAACGTGGCCTGAAAATGCTCGGTCGCGATCACGCCGGGTGCGACCGCGTTGACGCGGATTCCTTCCGGGGCAAGCTCGACGGCCAGCGCCCGGGTCAGGCTGACGATCGCCCCCTTGCTCGCCACGTAGGCGGCGTAGCTGGGGACGGGCAGATCCACTTGCACCGAAGCGATGTTCACGATCGACCCCGAGCGGCGCCCGCGCATGTCGCGCGCAGCAGCGCGGGACAGCACGGCGACCGCCGTCACATTGGTGGCGAAGACCTGCTCCCAGTCTTCATCGGAACTGTCGAGAAACGAGACGCGTGAGCCGTGCCAGGCCGCGTTGTTGACCAGCACGTCGATGCGCCCCCAGCGCCCAACCACCGCCGGCACGAGCTTTTCGCGATCGCCCGGCTGCGACAGGTCGGCAACCGCCGTTGCGATATCAGCGCCGGAAAGGGATTTCGCAGCCCGATCGAGCCCGCCCGCATCGATGTCGGTGAGCATGACACGGCACCCTTCCGCCGCAAGCAGGCGCGCGGTGGCGAGCCCGATGCCGCCGGCCGCACCCGTGACGAGCGCCACTGCGCCGGCAAAGTGGCCTGAATTCCTGCGATCTTCAGGCACCGGCAACCGCTCCCGAGGTCAGGCCGCGCACCATTGAGCGCTGGACGGCGAAGAAGGCGATCATCAACGGCAGGGTTGTGATGGTCGCGGCCGCCATCATACCGCCCCAGTCGGTTTTGAATTGGCCGGTGAAGGTCAGCACGAGGGCTGCCGGCAGCGTCTGCTTGTCCAGCGAAGTGATGAAGGTCAGCGGGTAGATCAGATTGTTCCACGCCTCCATGAAAACGAAGGTGCCGGTGGTGAGAATGCCGGGAAAGACAAGCGGCACGACGACCCGCAGGAGAACCTGCCATCGGGGATAGCCATCGACGCGCGCCGCCTCCTCCACCTCGATCGGAACGGCGTCGATGAAGCTCTTCATCATCCACACCGCAAAGGGCAGGCCGAAAGTGGTGAAGCCGACGACGAGGCCGGAAAGGCTGTCGAGCAGCTGTGCGTTGAGCAGAAGCAGATAAAGCGGCGCAAGCAGTACGATCATCGGCAGCATGCGCACGATGAGCACCGTGTAACCGATCGACGTGCGGAGGCGGAACTGCGCGCGCGAAAGCGCGTAAGCCGCCGGCGTGGCGACGACGACCGCGATGAGGGCGGTCAGGAAGCAACTCACCACCGTATTGAAGAAGAACGAGACGAAAGGCAGCGTCCCCCCGCCAAGGCCAATATAGTTGGCCAGTGTCGGCTCGTGCGGCCAAAGCGTCGGGTCGAGCCGCGTTGCCTCCAGCTCCGTCTTGAGCGAGGTGGAAAGCATCCAATAGACCGGCGCGAGGCTCCACACGAGCGCAAAGCCGATCGCCGCCATCTGCACGACCTTGCCGGAGCGCTGCCACGCATCGGTGCGGCTGGAAGAAGCGCCCAGCGCGGCCGAGGATGGAAAGGTCTCTTCATTGCTCATGTTCAGTTCATCCTGAGCGCGCGCACATAGGCGACCGCGAATACGAGAAGCAGCAGAAGCCAGATCACGCCGGTGGCCGAGGCGTAGCCGAATTCGAAATTCTCGAAGGCCAGGCGGTAGACGTAGACCACGAGGGTGGTCGTGCTGAATCCGGGGCCGCCCTGGGTCATGGCCCAGATCTTCGCGAAGTCGTTGAAGTTGGCGATGATCATCAGCAGGCTCGAGACGATCAACGGATTTCGCA is part of the Chelativorans sp. AA-79 genome and encodes:
- a CDS encoding carbohydrate ABC transporter permease; its protein translation is MSNEETFPSSAALGASSSRTDAWQRSGKVVQMAAIGFALVWSLAPVYWMLSTSLKTELEATRLDPTLWPHEPTLANYIGLGGGTLPFVSFFFNTVVSCFLTALIAVVVATPAAYALSRAQFRLRTSIGYTVLIVRMLPMIVLLAPLYLLLLNAQLLDSLSGLVVGFTTFGLPFAVWMMKSFIDAVPIEVEEAARVDGYPRWQVLLRVVVPLVFPGILTTGTFVFMEAWNNLIYPLTFITSLDKQTLPAALVLTFTGQFKTDWGGMMAAATITTLPLMIAFFAVQRSMVRGLTSGAVAGA
- a CDS encoding SDR family oxidoreductase; its protein translation is MPEDRRNSGHFAGAVALVTGAAGGIGLATARLLAAEGCRVMLTDIDAGGLDRAAKSLSGADIATAVADLSQPGDREKLVPAVVGRWGRIDVLVNNAAWHGSRVSFLDSSDEDWEQVFATNVTAVAVLSRAAARDMRGRRSGSIVNIASVQVDLPVPSYAAYVASKGAIVSLTRALAVELAPEGIRVNAVAPGVIATEHFQATLSDVGRDGEAFAMPASLLGREGSPDEVAKTIAHLASADASFVTGATLHVDGGRHISRRPDPFQAAFGDRPMHGKN
- the ugpC gene encoding sn-glycerol-3-phosphate ABC transporter ATP-binding protein UgpC encodes the protein MASITLSNIEKWYGEVQVLHDCNLEIGDHEFIVLVGPSGSGKTTLLRIIAGLEQISGGELYFDKSCVNDVDVGDRDIAMVFQNYGLYPHMSVYDNMAFGLRRRKLGKQEIDNRVRRAAEMLNIAPYLNRRPRQLSGGQRQRVALGRAIVRDPAVFLLDEPLSNLDAHLRVQMRGEILKVHRAVDATAVYVTHDQVEALTMGDRIVVMNEGRIHQVGTPDELYDRPDNKFVASFIGTPAMGFLECRIEHAGDEVALVTGAARFPLSAAQARALKKTRSDRVTVGIRPESLILNGEGGSPIDGAVEVVEMLGSEQFVHFTTDGGQLTARVPRDRPVKVDQNVTFTADAKYLHIFDSTTGLALR